One Triplophysa rosa linkage group LG21, Trosa_1v2, whole genome shotgun sequence DNA segment encodes these proteins:
- the si:ch73-290k24.5 gene encoding F-box only protein 41 isoform X1 has product MSASTKLPPRCPTCGETCPSCDHTCPMLCVTPRWRSEGVPAALQESDMHLDLLDALSLARPLRKIFIQRDSPSVLPASLSPLLAEGDAGGAVTRLGVPWLGRLALEARLQQLALEVQERVSLRLETLQEEVKRRSAEVRRARRESERMDRERREAEERAAQLERQVDISVEMLADLRYELREREQQLQRKQQSVEVCELDRYVRDTALREASAKTRLQRFIEDILERAERAELQLENIHLHDDVSSPHRHLTGSRASGYQRSNSVSGKVSSHLCDHRASPGFRYEVRRPRTLSVGSGGCEGHWRGGGLDHQHMLCLDGGSDSHWMIQNAHTDSDNCSLYTTRSQDDSEYRTYSRTGRDVSGLKRTSIDSLVCSERLRLKAGLFCVFIYLDTYSLLTAAEVSKDWRSVARHPAVWTRVTLENARVSSKFLMTLSQWCCQTQSVVLHNLKPRPRSKNESKDEHLKATRGCLEAGLEAVLKSAGRSLVALSISHCPNVLTDRSLWLVSCHCRSLQSLTYRSASDPAGQEVIWALGAGCRDITTLHVAPLQPCSQPSRFSNRCLQTIGRCWPNLCRVGVGGAGCGVQGLASLVRNCVNLCELELNHMNEVNQDGAADICKDGLQQLHTLTFISTPVTAKAILHFKSVCVNLRRIVVQLSIADYFEDVENEEAQRLFVEIISNLQMLRKRSVLSDVLHITSK; this is encoded by the exons ATGTCCGCCAGCACGAAGCTGCCACCACGCTGCCCTACCTGCGGCGAGACGTGTCCGTCATGTGACCACACCTGCCCGATGCTTTGTGTGACTCCACGCTGGAGATCTGAGGGGGTGCCGGCGGCATTACAGGAGAGCGACATGCACTTGGACCTCCTGGACGCCCTCAGTCTGGCCCGTCCGCTCCGAAAGATCTTCATCCAGAGAGACTCGCCGTCAGTCCTCCCCGCGTCTCTCTCTCCGCTGCTGGCGGAGGGGGACGCGGGCGGAGCAGTAACCCGGTTGGGCGTGCCGTGGCTGGGTCGGCTGGCGCTGGAGGCTCGTCTTCAGCAGCTGGCGCTGGAGGTGCAGGAGCGGGTGTCCCTCAGACTGGAGACTCTGCAGGAGGAGGTGAAGAGGAGGAGCGCGGAGGTGAGGAGAGcgaggagagagagcgagaggatgGACCGAGAGAGACGCGAGGCAGAGGAGAGAGCGGCACAGCTGGAGCGGCAGGTGGACATCTCTGTAGAGATGCTGGCCGACCTCAGATATGAGCTGAGAGAACGAGAACAACAACTCCAGCGCAAACAacagtcagt ggaAGTGTGTGAACTGGACCGGTATGTGCGGGACACGGCGCTGCGCGAGGCGAGCGCAAAGACTCGGCTTCAGCGTTTCATAGAAGACATCCTGGAGAGAGCAGAGAGGGCGGAGCTTCAGCTGGAGAACATCCACTTACACGATGATGTCAGTTCCCCTCACAGACACCTGACAGGAAGCAGAGCATCAGGGTACCAG AGGAGCAACAGTGTGTCAGGGAAAGTGTCTTCACATCTGTGTGATCACAGAGCTTCTCCAGGCTTCAG GTATGAGGTCAGAAGGCCACGCACGCTGTCTGTGGGGTCAGGAGGATGTGAAGGTCACTGGAGGGGCGGTGGACTCGATCATCAGCACATGTTGTGTCTGGACGGCGGTTCTGATTCTCACTGGATGATCCAGAACGCACACACAGACTCCGATAACTGCTCGCTCTACACAACACGATCACAGGACGACAGCGAGTACAGGACATACAGCAGGacag gtCGGGATGTGTCGGGCTTGAAGAGAACCAGCATTGATTCGCTTGTGTGTTCTGAGCGTCTCAGACTGAAAGCAGGActgttctgtgtgtttatcTATCTGGACACATACTCACTCCTCACTGCTGcagag gtgagTAAGGATTGGCGTAGTGTTGCACGACACCCTGCTGTCTGGACCAGAGTAACACTCGAGAATGCTCGAGTTTCATCAAAG tttTTGATGACTCTGTCTCAGTGGTGCTGTCAAACACAATCTGTTGTTCTGCACAACCTCAAACCTCGCCCCCGAAGCAAGAACGAAAGCAAAGATGAGCATTTGAAAGCCAcaag AGGCTGTCTGGAGGCGGGTCTGGAGGCAGTGCTTAAGTCAGCAGGGCGGAGTCTCGTGGCTCTGAGCATCTCTCACTGCCCCAACGTTTTGACGGACAGGTCGCTGTGGCTGGTCAGCTGTCACTGTAGATCGCTGCAGTCTCTCACGTACAG AAGCGCGTCTGATCCGGCGGGTCAGGAGGTGATTTGGGCTCTGGGGGCCGGATGCAGGGACATCACCACACTGCACGTCGCACCGCTGCAGCCCTG TTCGCAGCCCAGTCGCTTTAGTAACCGTTGCCTGCAGACGATTGGTCGATGCTGGCCGAACCTGTGCCGGGTGGGCGTGGGTGGCGCTGGATGTGGCGTTCAGGGATTGGCCTCTCTGG TGAGAAACTGTGTGAATCTGTGTGAGCTGGAGTTGAATCACATGAATGAAGTGAATCAGGACGGGGCAGCGGACATCTGCAAAGACGGACTACAACAACTACACACACTTACCTTCATCTCCACACCCGTCACAGCTAAAGCCATACTGCACTTTAAAA GTGTTTGTGTGAATCTGAGGCGTATTGTGGTACAGTTGAGTATAGCCGATTATTTTGAGGACGTTGAGAATGAAGAAGCTCAGCGGCTGTTTGTGGAGATCATCAGTAATTTACAG ATGTTGAGAAAGAGATCAGTCCTGTCCGATGTGCTGCACATCACATCAAAGTGA
- the si:ch73-290k24.5 gene encoding F-box only protein 41 isoform X2 produces MSASTKLPPRCPTCGETCPSCDHTCPMLCVTPRWRSEGVPAALQESDMHLDLLDALSLARPLRKIFIQRDSPSVLPASLSPLLAEGDAGGAVTRLGVPWLGRLALEARLQQLALEVQERVSLRLETLQEEVKRRSAEVRRARRESERMDRERREAEERAAQLERQVDISVEMLADLRYELREREQQLQRKQQEVCELDRYVRDTALREASAKTRLQRFIEDILERAERAELQLENIHLHDDVSSPHRHLTGSRASGYQRSNSVSGKVSSHLCDHRASPGFRYEVRRPRTLSVGSGGCEGHWRGGGLDHQHMLCLDGGSDSHWMIQNAHTDSDNCSLYTTRSQDDSEYRTYSRTGRDVSGLKRTSIDSLVCSERLRLKAGLFCVFIYLDTYSLLTAAEVSKDWRSVARHPAVWTRVTLENARVSSKFLMTLSQWCCQTQSVVLHNLKPRPRSKNESKDEHLKATRGCLEAGLEAVLKSAGRSLVALSISHCPNVLTDRSLWLVSCHCRSLQSLTYRSASDPAGQEVIWALGAGCRDITTLHVAPLQPCSQPSRFSNRCLQTIGRCWPNLCRVGVGGAGCGVQGLASLVRNCVNLCELELNHMNEVNQDGAADICKDGLQQLHTLTFISTPVTAKAILHFKSVCVNLRRIVVQLSIADYFEDVENEEAQRLFVEIISNLQMLRKRSVLSDVLHITSK; encoded by the exons ATGTCCGCCAGCACGAAGCTGCCACCACGCTGCCCTACCTGCGGCGAGACGTGTCCGTCATGTGACCACACCTGCCCGATGCTTTGTGTGACTCCACGCTGGAGATCTGAGGGGGTGCCGGCGGCATTACAGGAGAGCGACATGCACTTGGACCTCCTGGACGCCCTCAGTCTGGCCCGTCCGCTCCGAAAGATCTTCATCCAGAGAGACTCGCCGTCAGTCCTCCCCGCGTCTCTCTCTCCGCTGCTGGCGGAGGGGGACGCGGGCGGAGCAGTAACCCGGTTGGGCGTGCCGTGGCTGGGTCGGCTGGCGCTGGAGGCTCGTCTTCAGCAGCTGGCGCTGGAGGTGCAGGAGCGGGTGTCCCTCAGACTGGAGACTCTGCAGGAGGAGGTGAAGAGGAGGAGCGCGGAGGTGAGGAGAGcgaggagagagagcgagaggatgGACCGAGAGAGACGCGAGGCAGAGGAGAGAGCGGCACAGCTGGAGCGGCAGGTGGACATCTCTGTAGAGATGCTGGCCGACCTCAGATATGAGCTGAGAGAACGAGAACAACAACTCCAGCGCAAACAaca ggaAGTGTGTGAACTGGACCGGTATGTGCGGGACACGGCGCTGCGCGAGGCGAGCGCAAAGACTCGGCTTCAGCGTTTCATAGAAGACATCCTGGAGAGAGCAGAGAGGGCGGAGCTTCAGCTGGAGAACATCCACTTACACGATGATGTCAGTTCCCCTCACAGACACCTGACAGGAAGCAGAGCATCAGGGTACCAG AGGAGCAACAGTGTGTCAGGGAAAGTGTCTTCACATCTGTGTGATCACAGAGCTTCTCCAGGCTTCAG GTATGAGGTCAGAAGGCCACGCACGCTGTCTGTGGGGTCAGGAGGATGTGAAGGTCACTGGAGGGGCGGTGGACTCGATCATCAGCACATGTTGTGTCTGGACGGCGGTTCTGATTCTCACTGGATGATCCAGAACGCACACACAGACTCCGATAACTGCTCGCTCTACACAACACGATCACAGGACGACAGCGAGTACAGGACATACAGCAGGacag gtCGGGATGTGTCGGGCTTGAAGAGAACCAGCATTGATTCGCTTGTGTGTTCTGAGCGTCTCAGACTGAAAGCAGGActgttctgtgtgtttatcTATCTGGACACATACTCACTCCTCACTGCTGcagag gtgagTAAGGATTGGCGTAGTGTTGCACGACACCCTGCTGTCTGGACCAGAGTAACACTCGAGAATGCTCGAGTTTCATCAAAG tttTTGATGACTCTGTCTCAGTGGTGCTGTCAAACACAATCTGTTGTTCTGCACAACCTCAAACCTCGCCCCCGAAGCAAGAACGAAAGCAAAGATGAGCATTTGAAAGCCAcaag AGGCTGTCTGGAGGCGGGTCTGGAGGCAGTGCTTAAGTCAGCAGGGCGGAGTCTCGTGGCTCTGAGCATCTCTCACTGCCCCAACGTTTTGACGGACAGGTCGCTGTGGCTGGTCAGCTGTCACTGTAGATCGCTGCAGTCTCTCACGTACAG AAGCGCGTCTGATCCGGCGGGTCAGGAGGTGATTTGGGCTCTGGGGGCCGGATGCAGGGACATCACCACACTGCACGTCGCACCGCTGCAGCCCTG TTCGCAGCCCAGTCGCTTTAGTAACCGTTGCCTGCAGACGATTGGTCGATGCTGGCCGAACCTGTGCCGGGTGGGCGTGGGTGGCGCTGGATGTGGCGTTCAGGGATTGGCCTCTCTGG TGAGAAACTGTGTGAATCTGTGTGAGCTGGAGTTGAATCACATGAATGAAGTGAATCAGGACGGGGCAGCGGACATCTGCAAAGACGGACTACAACAACTACACACACTTACCTTCATCTCCACACCCGTCACAGCTAAAGCCATACTGCACTTTAAAA GTGTTTGTGTGAATCTGAGGCGTATTGTGGTACAGTTGAGTATAGCCGATTATTTTGAGGACGTTGAGAATGAAGAAGCTCAGCGGCTGTTTGTGGAGATCATCAGTAATTTACAG ATGTTGAGAAAGAGATCAGTCCTGTCCGATGTGCTGCACATCACATCAAAGTGA